The sequence aagcccaaccaattgtataaaagAGAAATGTATTTTCCTCTAAATGGCATGAGCACCAGGTCAAGGTTAGATTCAGGAAACTTATTACAATCACCACACATATTATTACTtgataattataataatttgttaCCTCCGAGTTATTAACCCTTAATGCGTAGATCAATAAATTGACGGCATCGCTCAGTTTGCCAACTCTGTACCTGCGTGTTGATGTTCAATTGCAATGTAGAAGTTATATATTGGTATAGGTGACAAGTTATTTATGGGATCTGAGATTTAaggcagagttggcccattaccccgacacccatggtgctacaacccattagtgaccactgcgttggagcaattgcagttaagtgtcttatccAAACACACATATGCTTATTGGTAGcagtatcgagcattgaaccagTTATCCTTCAGTTAAGACCCAACAACTGAGACGCATTGCTGGAGATGTAGGCTTGGAGCAAtgagttaagtgtcttgcataAAGAGACATACACCAGTATTGAGCATTGGCGGCATGCTTCATTGCAAGGCAAGTggctaaccactgagccatggAACAAGATGTATTTATCAAATACAGTTTACTGTGTGTATGTTTACGTTATCACTACAGCACGAAGTCCCCTTGATCTTAGGGGATTCTTTCACGTTGTAGTTGCAAGATATAAGCTTACTATAGTCAACTCACCACTCCACGATGTACTTGtcacaaattgtattttattattgttgttatcGGCCGTAACCCCTTATGTCACAACAAGTGTGATGTAACATTGTCTATTgtgttgtgtgtgtttgtgtcaCAATGCCAGAAAACAGGGCAGTTGAATGTAGAGTGTTTTGGCTTTCaattaaacttatataaacttATACACTTATAATAAAAGCTTGTTAAGGCACAGCAGGGCAATCTATAAACAGGCGTCATGAATTGAGAGATCCAGAAATCTAGTCGCGACAATACTCTTACTACAGTCAACACAATACTTCATATACTTACATAATATTGGACAAACTAACGAGTGGAATATCCAAATGTTCCACAGGTACCCTACGTATACATCTCCTCAGGCATTCAATAGCGTTAAGGTTGTCCCCGTTTACACGCCAGAATAATCCAGCAAGGTTGTATAATGCCCATAAGTGATCGTTGTCCTATATAACAAACGAGGAAATTGAagacatatttatatatttatacaagttatcacatatgcaactttgaGGGTGATTGCTTTTCTGACAATTACACAACCCATCAGTAACCACcaagttgaagcaattgctgttaactgtcttgcaCAAGGCCACATCGCCCACAATGttgtagcagtgacgagctatgaacccattacctctggattaGAGACGGGCGCAAACCACTTTGCTAGGGCGCTGGGTCATGgctgacaacccattagtgcaCAAGgccacccacaatggtagcaccaATCAACACCTCATATTCACCTGTTGCCTGATAGCTTTCCTCATGGCCGTGTTGATCCGTTGTCCCAAGTCATCCGGCCAAACCCTACCTTTGTTTACATGGAGCAACAGAAACTGAAagaaatttattcaaataataaaccaatcaatacaaaaaaaataaacaaactagATTTCAGTTTTGTAAtcaattatgttatttaacaATAACTCTTAACATAATATTGCAGTTAAACTTTAGCTTTGCCGATAACTTGAATGTAAAACTTGGTCAACCCATCAaggaccactaggttgaagcaattgtcgttgtGTTTCGTGGCCATGGACAAATACTCATAGTAGCTGAATGGAATGATCAGGTTTTGAACCAAGTAACCTCTAAAAGGCGCTAACCAGTGTGCCACAGTGCGGGAATTATATTTGGACTGTGTCACACAAATACCAATTATTTAATTCCAAAGCACCGTAACTCAAATAAAGACTATGCAAATAACTGATGTATTAATCCAATGTTTTATACTGTTTATAACTCAACCAACAGCttgaactttatttaattCCAAAGCATCATAACTCAACTCACAGCCTGTAGGTATGTGCCCTGTTTATGCAAGTAATGCTCTTGTTtgtgtaaataatgtttatataatttatgaagataatttatgttataaattcaACACTTGAAACTAAAACCCCAACTCACAGCTTGTAGATGTGtgtcttgtttattttgaacagTGTTGCGCGATGCAATTCCTGAGATTGAATCGAATTGTGTTtcttccagtgtttccagtttaTCACAGCGAGGTGGTTTCCATGGTAACGGGTGCATCTCCCCCTCCGAGATCCCGATGTATGTAGTAAGCAGTTCGCGAACACTTagatattatgacatcataagaCAATTATGACATTATGgtgttttaacactttttttaatttggcaacctgtttttttttaattgtaacaaaatctggggtgacattgttaaaatacagttacactcatagttgttaaacatagggaacctcattgattaatgtggtgaatgcaatatactttggctctgcttgtttgtatagacacctaacagcagggtaaaatctggggtgacattgtaaaaatacaagtaCACTTATAGTTTTCctacacctaacagcagggtaaaagctaaTTTAGTGTAGAACTTGCCAGCAAAAGCAGACAACTCACCCACCTTATACCCCTTGTCTCAGGATCAACGTAAGCGGAGTGGAATTCATCCCACGCTGGGTATCGGTTCACGTATTCATCACAAGACTTCATCGGTGGCCATGATGGATCCTACGTGGTGTAAGcaatacaacaaaaacatgatttcatctgttattatatatacatatatagataTGGGTTGTATAGGTTTTAATGAAAGTGGGAAACCCGTGTTTTATGCGCCTGATCTAAGCAATATTGTTCCTACAAAAATTAgtaagaaatatttgaatgaatgaatgttctgtttcatacatctaatgcacacttacaagttaccacgtatgtaacttagtgagtgattgtttttctgcatggctgataatttagacaaccaattagtgaccactgagttggagcaattgacactaagtgtcttgcccaagaacacacaaCTTCAATACAACAATAATGGACACACAGCATTAAcacaacaattataaataccGTCCAATCATAAACAGGTGAGCGAGGTTTGGTTGATTGTTCGGATGGAGCTGCGTCGTCCTGGGTCTGAATATGAATATAGTCTTATAACTACagctaatatataaataacattataacTACAAAtagggtaataggccaactctggcatataTCTAGGACCCATAGCATGcacgctgcaggacctcatTCATGTtgtatagaaatataattACAGCTAAGAGCTAATGTAGAAACAGTGAAATCCTGTAACAATAGCATTACTAAAGTAGTGAAAACTTCAGATTGCCCAACAAAACAATGCCATAGGCATGAACAACATCGAGTACACTAATACCTAAATAAATGCATCTTGATCAATATAtgacaatacaaaacaatatatacaacaaataacaatatagGCTATCCTACAAGaccattaaatattatatattaaacaacaagCATATTTACCCGTTTAATTTCCCTCCTTTTTTCTTCCACTTGCGAAGGTAACTTATATCCTTCATCATCttcattgttgttgttgttgggtcTCTCATTCTCATTCTGTGGTTacaagtatatttttataaattaaaataagtatatatttgtcaaaactaaaccacaatattttatttttacctttgaTTGCATCAACCACAGCGTAAAACGTTATACTTActctatttaaaacacaatttttggcataattaaattaattattttatgccAGAGAacccaatatatatattaatataacacaTCATTATGGCTGGTAGCAAGAGAAAACATAACATggtatttatattactttgAATTGGTAACAGATCTGGActtattgtgacatcacactaAGCACTAATGACAAACAATACTCATTCaaacaacataacataatatctACAACCATTTTGAATTGCCACAGTCCTAAACTCCTAAAGATCAGttggtattatgacatcacactaaCTTCTGATGACAAACAATACTCATGTCTCCTTTACCTCAAAATCCACAGATATCTTCCTCGGCAGTAGTTTGATGATATCCCCCTCAGAAGTTGGGGGTTGTGGGGTGTCCAGGTGGGGCAAGGGGGTATCGGAGGGTGGGGGTAAGTTGCATACAAGTACCGAACCACTCTTGTTGCTACGAACCTGACATTTGTGGTCTGGAGGAATGTTTTTAGaagtttaaattctatttaaataggAGACGGACGATGctatttaggcgaaatatatttcttttattatacaattagttgaatttgatttttgtctgttaggtTTTTCGTAGCACTAGATTCTTATAAGAATTTTTTACTAGTTTAATGCTTGACACTGACAGTGGTTAGTGGCCTATCTAAGAGGATACgtgttcaaggctcgccgctgctaccattgtgggcgtatatatccctaggcaagacacttaacgacaattgctccaacccagtagtcactaatgggttggctTGCCTGTGCCAAGTATATGGCAAGACTTTATCAGGCTGAGTTTattgtagtaaaaaaattgcagCAGAATACATACATCCTAGTCATATATTAGCTTACtcatacaaaacaaacatccAACTTACTGAAGGTTCCTTCCCTTATCCTCTGGTGTTCATAATGCATATGGTAATCTATCTGAACCTTGGCTGGTATCTGTAGCGCGTTGAAACGATTTTGTTTCTGAACATACTGTTCGTGTTTCTGTTTGTAGCTCTGTAGCTCCTCCAGTGTTCGTTGTAAACTCTCATGTTGGGCTTCCAGTTTTTCCTGGAGAGGAAAGAATTAGGTTtgaacattttattctatatgggtgaggtcctacaacaAGGCATGTTATGGGAGCTAGAATTTCAGCCAGGGTTGCATTACCGATTATTGGGATGGAGCAATGTCCCCTTGGTGACTACCAGTATAAGTGGAAGCATGAAGCAATGAATCGGAAAACCTTTAGTTACGATGCAAGCACCTGATCAATCAGCCATACATAGCAGTAAACtactgtgttttaatatagaaTGTATCGGGTTTTAATAACCGCATGTAGCCTTCTTAAATGAATCGCAAAACTTTGCACGTTTGTTGTTTAAGCAGTGAACAAACCAACAGCCATTATAGCATTAATGCACCCACCAAGGGTTACCCCAACAACCAGGGTGTTACAACCTATTAATAActactgggttgtagcaatcaTGTTATATACCATACTCCTGTTAGTATATGTTAGATTACCCATGCAGTTACCTCCAGTTTAAGTTGACATTGAACGGCAGCCAGCCTTGATTTAGCTGCTTCGAAATCTGACTGACTTTCCAAAGTTTTCTCGTAATAATAAATGGATTCATTGTATTCGCCAAGCACCTGGGAACATAAGAAATTCACGGTGGCTTATAGCAAATGCCACGAACTGTTGTAAAATACTCATtggtataaatgaatgtatcaACAACATTCGCTGCCACCAAAAAAAggtgaaaaaagttttaccagGTGAGAGCAGAAACGCATTGGTTTTCATGTTGTTTACTGCATAATAACTAAACCacaatttacacccaacaccttTACATTAACATTCTACTTACAGCATAAATGTTGGCAAGGGAGAAATAGTTGACGGCGAATTCATCGGATATTTCAAGAGCATGGAGCATAACAACGGATGCATTCAACGTGTATCGCGCTCTAGAGGAAAGTTATAAGTTAGACACAGAAATAagtgttaatattttagatAGGAAGGTGATCAGAACAACCTTGAAATTTGACATTAAAATGGTAGCATGGCAGTTAGTTAATGTTTACACTCCTATAGAATATGAACATAGCTAAGAATTGGTTTTCCCCACCAATACTTTGATTCATCCAATACTAATCTTACCTACCctgttaattaatataaatactcATTTAACAGTTGATCTGGTtcaaaacatagtgtatttccaacacTCCGCCCGCCATTTGGCAAGACTTTATCGGATAATCAACTTACTTGTGCAAAATATTGGCGAGGTTAACGAGAGCCACATCCCTTGTATGGTTGGGTGAGAAGTGCAAGGCACGTCGTATGCATTCGATTGCAGCATCAGGGTCTCCCTTCATTCTCCAATAAAAGGATGCAAGATTGTAAAGAACCCAGGATGTGGAGTTCTGTAATGGCAAGTTGAATAGAGCCCTTAACCAATATAAACACATAGCAAAAAATTCTTTCAAGATTATACCCCTCAAATCTTTATAtgagttttatttatgtataaagTGCTTTGTAGTCACCTAGTATTTAGCATATAGTAAGTTTTACCCCTAGCTGCCGGCGACACCATGTAAGGGTAAACATGGTATACTacgttggggaaagatggattgataaaccacaaaaaaaatgcTCGCATAAAAgctaatttaatttattaataataacattttttatactagAACTAGATGAGCcgctaaaaaattatttaaatttactgcTTTTTTTGCACTTAGTAAACATTGccaaacaaattttaacatgAAACGATGTTCAAACGTTTTTTCTGgcattaaatataagtttaaaacattttttttctttaactaTAAATCTAAAATGTTTTTCGTGGCATTGAACTTTACCACAAAACATGACCTACCTTTTCCAATGCCTCGTGTATAGCAGTTGCAGCCGCCACGGGATCTTCAAGGAAAGATAAAGTTGATTTTAGTCCCGGCATCTTCTGTGGCTCCAATTTATCACGATCCTGTACACCCTGTGTGTATGGTTTGTTGGTTAATACATGGTCCTATCTGCCCCAATGCAGCAGTGCATTATATAATAACCATTTCAGGGCCTatggtaaaaatgaaaatgactGATTGGTAAACGGTAGACTGCACACCCGCTGTGCGTGATTGGTTAAAATGTGATCTGCTGCATTGTTTGACTTAATATATACACAACAAAATCATAGATTGCAATCCATAGCATACATGAAACTTTCATTGGTTAAACAATCACGCCGTGGTAAAACATGTTCCCATTTGAAATACTTTCTCATCATTGAGATATACAAGCGATGTTTTGGCAGATATTCAAGCAcattaaaaaactaattacatatttacatacgtggtaactcataagcgagcatgaggtgtatgaagcagaacactcgtgttataatgactgttgttgctcgCCAAGATAAATAAGCTCATATTAGTTTATTCATTATAACATTGCTGCATATAAGCTTCTTATAAGTAATAAACAGATAATGAAAGTGAagtgtgatgtaacaatggtgtaCAGGAAGTTTGCTTATGATGTCTATAGC comes from Ciona intestinalis unplaced genomic scaffold, KH HT001086.1, whole genome shotgun sequence and encodes:
- the LOC104265328 gene encoding tetratricopeptide repeat protein 17-like isoform X3 — protein: MFKIFLFVLYLMKVDGSTHWMVTEDGKIQQQLESPFAMKQPHDLVAFMRQERDHDYLKKFKQHLLKEQEEIETNEDKDTDLESRHYRTDRDCRAAGKKLPEFDLFISSVLPLENKDIEIEDYIDIIPVTKLKEPNCSAACNLPYSIHAYDHLEGVQDRDKLEPQKMPGLKSTLSFLEDPVAAATAIHEALEKNSTSWVLYNLASFYWRMKGDPDAAIECIRRALHFSPNHTRDVALVNLANILHKARYTLNASVVMLHALEISDEFAVNYFSLANIYAVLGEYNESIYYYEKTLESQSDFEAAKSRLAAVQCQLKLEEKLEAQHESLQRTLEELQSYKQKHEQYVQKQNRFNALQIPAKVQIDYHMHYEHQRIREGTFNHKCQVRSNKSGSVLVCNLPPPSDTPLPHLDTPQPPTSEGDIIKLLPRKISVDFENENERPNNNNNEDDEGYKLPSQVEEKRREIKRTQDDAAPSEQSTKPRSPVYDWTDPSWPPMKSCDEYVNRYPAWDEFHSAYVDPETRGISVRELLTTYIGISEGEMHPLPWKPPRCDKLETLEETQFDSISGIASRNTVQNKQDTHLQAFLLLHVNKGRVWPDDLGQRINTAMRKAIRQQDNDHLWALYNLAGLFWRVNGDNLNAIECLRRCIRRVPVEHLDIPLVSLSNIMYRVGKLSDAVNLLIYALRVNNSEPATYLSMGNALQAQDNITGAVEFYNYAMVLNPQYKDAFHSLLVVKCSHLRSQKQEDNVKKLLQDLNVSPLDSNEEPQTDEPQDDSKEQDASDIENANEVAAGPTQDEPYSHQAKEAGQILQDLVDRKSDANQLLKDTTKAIEDLNNSNGKEAELKMEHAHKLMEKLSKIRNSLDEMVTKAALALSGGVGHRNCEKDKDLVDFSYKADVQLIDGVAFPEADWSKLDESDRSEPLCVLDGMPKYYDLTDVQSIHNPTNVDAIKEEYFIKVYLNGIVYC